From Candidatus Tisiphia endosymbiont of Melanophora roralis, a single genomic window includes:
- the rplB gene encoding 50S ribosomal protein L2 → MALKTFNPVTPSLRELVQVDKSDLWKGKPHKALTKGLSKTGGRNNLGRTTAWHRGGGHKRLYRIIDFKRNKQDVFATVERIEYDPNRTSFIALIKFDDGEYSYILAPQKLIIGDRIVSSDEADIKVGNCLSLKSIPVGTTLHNVEMKVGKGGQIARSAGTSVNLVGKDSGYAQIKLRSGEFRLIPLDCKATIGVVSNPDQKNTNLGKAGRNRWLGWRPHVRGVAMNPVDHPHGGGEGKTSGGRHPVTPWGFPTKGKKTRKNKLTSKFIIKRRK, encoded by the coding sequence ATGGCTTTAAAAACGTTTAATCCAGTTACTCCATCCCTTAGAGAATTAGTACAGGTTGATAAATCTGATCTTTGGAAGGGTAAGCCTCATAAAGCTTTAACTAAAGGTTTATCTAAGACTGGTGGTAGAAATAATTTGGGTAGAACCACTGCTTGGCATAGAGGAGGAGGGCATAAAAGACTTTATCGTATAATTGATTTTAAAAGAAATAAACAGGATGTATTTGCTACTGTTGAAAGAATAGAATATGATCCTAACAGAACTTCCTTCATTGCTTTAATTAAATTCGATGATGGTGAGTATTCTTATATTTTAGCACCACAAAAGCTTATTATAGGAGATAGAATAGTATCAAGTGATGAAGCTGACATAAAAGTAGGAAATTGTTTATCTTTGAAATCTATTCCTGTTGGTACTACTTTACATAATGTAGAAATGAAAGTTGGTAAAGGTGGTCAAATTGCAAGATCTGCTGGTACTTCTGTTAATTTAGTAGGTAAGGATTCGGGTTATGCACAGATCAAGCTTCGATCTGGAGAATTTAGATTGATACCGTTAGATTGTAAAGCTACCATAGGTGTTGTTTCAAACCCTGATCAAAAAAATACCAATTTAGGTAAGGCCGGAAGAAATAGATGGCTAGGTTGGAGACCACATGTTCGTGGTGTTGCAATGAATCCAGTCGATCACCCACATGGGGGGGGAGAGGGCAAAACTTCTGGTGGTCGTCATCCAGTGACTCCATGGGGTTTCCCAACTAAGGGTAAGAAAACACGTAAGAATAAGCTTACATCAAAATTTATTATTAAGAGAAGAAAGTAA
- the rpmC gene encoding 50S ribosomal protein L29 — protein MNNLGVSAKELVGQTTEELHKKRILFKKEFFNLRFQRTLGELQNTSRFSFVKKTIARINTELTIRSKTGE, from the coding sequence ATGAATAATTTAGGGGTATCAGCAAAGGAATTGGTTGGGCAGACTACGGAAGAGCTTCACAAAAAGAGAATTTTGTTTAAAAAAGAGTTTTTTAATCTACGATTCCAGAGAACATTAGGTGAATTACAAAATACTAGCAGGTTTTCTTTTGTAAAAAAAACAATAGCTCGTATTAATACAGAGTTAACTATAAGATCAAAAACTGGAGAATAG
- the rplP gene encoding 50S ribosomal protein L16: MLAPKKQKFRKAHKGRVSSKAKAGTMLAFGSFGLKSLDGLRVTARQIEAARKAAVRCMKRQGRLWIKIFPDLPVSKKPAEVRMGKGKGSTEFFAVRVSPGRIMFEVEGVTDDVATKALELASAKLPVRTKIVRRYE, from the coding sequence ATGTTAGCTCCAAAAAAACAAAAATTTAGAAAAGCACATAAGGGGAGAGTTTCCTCAAAAGCAAAGGCTGGTACTATGCTAGCTTTCGGTTCTTTTGGCTTGAAATCATTAGATGGTTTAAGGGTTACCGCAAGACAAATAGAGGCAGCAAGAAAGGCTGCAGTTCGTTGTATGAAAAGGCAGGGGAGATTATGGATTAAAATTTTTCCTGATTTGCCTGTATCAAAGAAGCCTGCGGAAGTTAGAATGGGTAAAGGAAAAGGTTCTACTGAATTTTTTGCAGTGAGAGTATCACCTGGAAGAATTATGTTTGAAGTGGAAGGGGTTACAGATGATGTAGCGACGAAAGCACTTGAGCTTGCTAGTGCAAAATTGCCTGTAAGAACAAAGATAGTGAGGCGTTATGAATAA
- the rpsC gene encoding 30S ribosomal protein S3: MGQKVNPHGFRVGPTLIKGWDSVLYADKKHYKVLLIQDLEVRNLVNKNYVQAQVSRVLIERPSNKNVIINIFAKKPGVIIGKSGNDIDKLKKSVQKITGLEEIYINIHEVKKPNIDSNIIAQTIAMQLEKRVSFRKAMKTAIQACFKQGGLGIKVACSGRLAGAEIARTEWYREGRVPLHTLRADIDYATAEAMTTYGVIGIKVWVYRGDHVESRKKHN; this comes from the coding sequence ATGGGGCAAAAAGTTAATCCGCATGGCTTTAGAGTTGGTCCGACATTAATTAAAGGTTGGGACTCGGTGTTATATGCTGATAAGAAGCACTATAAAGTCCTTCTTATCCAAGATTTAGAGGTTAGAAATCTAGTTAATAAAAACTATGTGCAAGCACAAGTTAGTAGAGTATTAATAGAGAGGCCTTCTAATAAGAATGTTATAATTAATATTTTTGCTAAAAAGCCTGGAGTTATTATAGGTAAAAGTGGTAACGACATTGATAAATTAAAAAAATCTGTCCAAAAAATTACGGGTTTAGAAGAAATATATATTAACATACATGAAGTAAAGAAGCCTAATATAGACTCTAACATTATTGCTCAAACGATTGCTATGCAGCTTGAAAAAAGAGTGTCTTTTAGAAAAGCTATGAAAACCGCTATCCAAGCCTGCTTTAAGCAAGGAGGATTAGGTATAAAGGTTGCTTGTTCTGGACGTTTAGCTGGAGCTGAAATAGCGAGAACAGAGTGGTATAGAGAAGGTAGAGTACCTTTACATACTTTGAGAGCTGATATTGACTATGCGACTGCTGAAGCTATGACAACTTATGGAGTTATAGGTATAAAGGTTTGGGTCTATAGGGGTGATCATGTGGAAAGTAGAAAGAAACATAATTAA
- the rplV gene encoding 50S ribosomal protein L22, whose amino-acid sequence MVKVNKGSTTAIAKSLRVSPRKLNLVATSIRNMKVSEALIQLTFSPRRIAQDVKKCLQSAVANAENNFGLDIDTLFITSATVGKALVMKRIMPRAKGRATRINKFFSNLYITVTEVEGK is encoded by the coding sequence ATGGTGAAGGTGAATAAAGGCTCTACTACAGCAATTGCTAAATCTCTTAGAGTGAGTCCGAGGAAATTGAATTTGGTTGCAACTTCTATTAGGAATATGAAAGTGTCTGAGGCTCTAATTCAGCTTACCTTTTCCCCTAGAAGAATTGCTCAAGATGTAAAAAAATGTTTGCAGTCTGCTGTTGCTAATGCTGAAAATAATTTTGGTTTAGATATTGATACTTTGTTTATTACTTCTGCAACTGTAGGTAAGGCGTTGGTGATGAAAAGAATTATGCCAAGAGCTAAAGGAAGAGCAACAAGGATTAATAAATTTTTTAGTAATTTATATATTACAGTTACTGAAGTTGAGGGGAAATAA
- the rplD gene encoding 50S ribosomal protein L4 produces MKAKLLNLENEAVGEIDLDNEVFAVDFVREDIIKLVVDWQRAKAMAGTHQTKTVSQVSGTTKKPFKQKGTGNARQGSLRSVQMRGGGVSHGPVTRSHATKLPKKVRKLGLKHALSEKLAEGKLLIVDSLKLHESKTSNLIKLLNNFHGKSYFIVSGDEVDINFSLAVQNIPNTISVPQIGANVYDIIRHDYVLLSQEAVDALEKRLK; encoded by the coding sequence ATGAAAGCCAAATTATTAAATCTTGAAAATGAAGCTGTTGGTGAGATTGATTTAGATAACGAAGTTTTTGCCGTAGATTTTGTTAGGGAAGATATTATCAAGCTTGTTGTTGATTGGCAGAGAGCTAAAGCTATGGCTGGTACACATCAAACAAAGACAGTGTCGCAAGTATCTGGTACTACAAAGAAACCTTTTAAGCAAAAAGGTACGGGTAATGCAAGGCAAGGATCTTTAAGATCTGTCCAAATGAGAGGTGGTGGAGTTTCTCATGGTCCAGTAACAAGGAGTCATGCTACAAAATTGCCAAAAAAAGTTAGAAAACTTGGTTTAAAACATGCTTTGTCAGAAAAATTAGCTGAAGGAAAACTGCTAATAGTAGATTCTTTAAAATTACATGAATCCAAAACTTCTAATCTTATAAAATTATTAAATAATTTTCATGGTAAAAGTTATTTTATTGTTAGTGGTGATGAGGTTGATATCAATTTTTCTTTGGCAGTACAAAATATTCCAAATACTATTTCAGTACCGCAAATTGGTGCAAATGTTTATGATATAATACGCCATGATTATGTTTTGTTATCACAAGAAGCTGTAGATGCTTTAGAAAAGAGGTTAAAGTGA
- the rpsS gene encoding 30S ribosomal protein S19, whose amino-acid sequence MARSVWKGPFVDGYLIKKVQKLIESGKSEMIQTWSRRSTILPFFVGITFAVHNGNKFIPVTVSEEMVGKKLGEFSPTRTFHGHGTDKKVKRK is encoded by the coding sequence ATGGCTCGTTCAGTTTGGAAAGGACCTTTTGTAGATGGTTATTTGATAAAAAAAGTACAAAAATTGATTGAATCTGGTAAATCAGAAATGATTCAGACTTGGTCTAGAAGGTCAACAATTTTACCATTTTTTGTTGGAATAACATTTGCTGTACATAATGGAAATAAATTTATACCTGTTACTGTAAGTGAAGAAATGGTTGGTAAAAAATTAGGTGAATTTTCTCCAACTAGGACTTTTCATGGTCATGGCACAGATAAAAAAGTTAAGAGAAAATAG
- the rpsQ gene encoding 30S ribosomal protein S17, producing MPKRVLQGVVVSSKTDKTITVKVERRFKHPIYKKIVKVSKKYAAHDSENTYKDGDKVSIVESRPISKTKSWVVLGDVEVSL from the coding sequence ATGCCGAAAAGAGTGCTACAGGGTGTTGTTGTAAGTTCAAAAACTGATAAGACTATTACAGTTAAAGTAGAGCGTAGGTTTAAGCATCCTATATACAAAAAAATTGTAAAAGTTTCTAAAAAATATGCTGCTCATGATTCAGAAAATACTTATAAGGATGGTGATAAGGTTAGTATAGTTGAAAGTCGCCCTATATCTAAAACTAAGTCTTGGGTAGTGTTAGGGGATGTAGAGGTATCTCTTTAA
- the rplW gene encoding 50S ribosomal protein L23, whose amino-acid sequence MKSYKHYDLIRNPVITEKTNILSEQQNKFTFHVADSAEKASIKMAVEKIFQVKVKKVNIMNVKGKRKRFKGVNGRQSDKKKAIVTLEKDYTIDFTGGIK is encoded by the coding sequence GTGAAGTCTTATAAACATTATGATCTTATTAGGAATCCTGTGATCACTGAGAAGACCAATATTTTATCTGAGCAACAAAATAAGTTTACTTTTCATGTTGCTGATAGTGCTGAGAAAGCTTCTATCAAGATGGCGGTTGAAAAGATTTTTCAGGTTAAGGTTAAAAAAGTTAACATAATGAATGTAAAAGGTAAGAGAAAAAGATTCAAGGGTGTTAATGGCAGACAATCAGATAAAAAGAAAGCAATTGTGACGTTAGAAAAAGATTATACTATTGATTTTACAGGGGGTATTAAATAA